Proteins found in one Gordonia sp. PDNC005 genomic segment:
- a CDS encoding cutinase family protein yields MPGTWETSVSANPQAPRGLLAAVGKRLAAEFGSDLEIVYPAYEASAFDNGKTYAESEVDGVAKVSALLERCPDSRTVLAGYSQGADVAGDVAWRIGHGQGPIPERSLISVGLLADPKRGDSPVIGPDVTGRGIAGDRPGGYGATSDTIFWLCSRTDLYCNVTNRNPILAKLGRLLGSPVKGDPADLAFLVSDASSVDLARARASVRRLVRIQHSGEFDAASVAELSHLARTVVSTFRPIVDSDGWLGHSVNESAAFDSGRGPDAAAVLRALSGMDTTGILEAASTTVSLSAQLSKTGDTLVARRVADAVARLAGLIAPLSEYDEQALVAASTSMGPLKSSYAVSQVLTVVQALTATDFARIGRDLRTLSNQLGRHDVHAAHATAQSLNRQLEPWVSMAANLDYETVSRLLMMIPDPTGEMQALAALLKLMGRIDIAGVANLAGRLQEVGWRAASGDARAAVQLPPIAHDFAELMSAALGSRWRTDSGQLYEAVGGRPAFTVASDLRSFIDVGDLGTVGAFAKDGFDAAIFLRSGAHTLSYSRPVFNGRSAVDEIYERFSSALAASPS; encoded by the coding sequence GTGCCAGGTACGTGGGAGACCTCGGTGTCGGCGAATCCGCAGGCCCCCCGAGGCCTGCTGGCTGCAGTCGGGAAGCGATTGGCTGCTGAGTTCGGCAGTGACCTGGAGATTGTCTACCCTGCGTACGAGGCGAGCGCGTTCGACAACGGAAAGACGTACGCCGAGTCGGAGGTCGACGGCGTTGCGAAGGTGTCGGCCCTGTTGGAACGGTGCCCTGACTCGCGGACCGTACTGGCGGGGTATTCGCAAGGTGCCGATGTCGCAGGCGATGTCGCGTGGCGGATCGGGCACGGACAAGGTCCGATACCGGAGCGATCTCTGATCTCGGTCGGGCTGCTCGCTGATCCGAAACGGGGCGATTCGCCAGTCATCGGTCCTGACGTCACCGGGCGCGGAATCGCCGGTGACCGCCCCGGCGGGTACGGCGCAACGTCTGACACGATCTTCTGGCTTTGCAGCAGGACGGACCTGTACTGCAACGTGACGAACCGAAACCCCATCCTCGCGAAACTCGGGCGACTTCTCGGGTCTCCTGTGAAAGGTGACCCCGCCGACTTGGCGTTCTTGGTGTCGGACGCGTCGAGCGTCGACCTCGCGAGAGCGCGGGCCTCGGTGCGCCGACTCGTCCGGATCCAACATTCCGGAGAGTTCGACGCAGCGTCGGTGGCAGAGTTGTCACACCTGGCGCGGACAGTCGTCTCGACATTCCGACCGATTGTGGATTCAGACGGCTGGCTCGGTCACTCTGTGAACGAGTCGGCGGCGTTCGACTCTGGGCGAGGACCGGACGCGGCGGCGGTGCTGCGGGCGCTGTCGGGGATGGACACAACGGGGATACTCGAGGCTGCGAGCACGACAGTGTCGTTGAGTGCTCAGCTCTCCAAGACCGGAGACACCCTGGTGGCTCGACGCGTGGCCGACGCCGTGGCGCGGCTCGCCGGGCTGATCGCGCCGTTGTCCGAGTACGACGAGCAGGCTCTGGTGGCCGCGTCGACCAGCATGGGCCCCCTGAAATCGAGTTACGCGGTATCGCAGGTTCTGACCGTGGTGCAGGCGTTGACCGCGACCGACTTCGCGAGAATCGGGCGTGATCTGCGCACGCTGTCGAATCAGCTCGGTCGGCACGACGTGCATGCGGCGCACGCGACCGCTCAGTCGCTGAACCGCCAGCTCGAACCGTGGGTGTCTATGGCGGCGAACCTCGACTACGAGACCGTGTCGCGCCTTCTCATGATGATCCCCGACCCAACCGGCGAAATGCAGGCGCTTGCAGCACTTCTCAAGTTGATGGGGCGAATCGACATCGCAGGTGTCGCCAACCTCGCAGGCCGTCTCCAAGAGGTCGGCTGGCGTGCCGCATCCGGCGATGCTCGCGCCGCCGTCCAACTGCCGCCGATCGCACATGACTTCGCTGAGCTCATGAGCGCAGCGCTCGGCAGCAGGTGGCGCACCGACAGTGGTCAGCTCTATGAGGCCGTCGGCGGCCGACCGGCGTTCACTGTTGCGTCGGACCTGCGATCTTTCATCGATGTCGGTGACCTCGGGACGGTGGGAGCGTTCGCCAAAGACGGGTTTGATGCCGCGATCTTCCTGCGGTCGGGTGCACACACGTTGTCGTACTCTCGGCCTGTCTTCAACGGTCGGTCGGCCGTTGACGAGATCTACGAACGGTTCAGTTCGGCGTTGGCGGCTTCGCCAAGCTGA
- a CDS encoding fused (3R)-hydroxyacyl-ACP dehydratase subunits HadA/HadB, giving the protein MTVTGSERVQAIEASIGQTYTTQDYYEVGREKIREFARALHDDNPVHWDEAKSADAGHDKLLAPLTIVVLDGTKAQAQLFDTVVPGDLLKSGVLQVEQRFIFHKPITAGDRLKSDVSMDSYKSVAGAELFTGKTVIRDLDKGVMQESWTTLAGPGETGDGLTAEFISMVDDVMFTPTASHELPLVPTEAADIPEPGSHAFAYGAIPFDSVSEGQEIPPRTQRFTRGDLVNYVGVAGDPNPIHHSDELAAAAKLDSVVAQGMLTLGTAAGYLSAFVGDPAAFIELSARFSSAVYVPPNEPAFVEYTAKIKTLYPETKRGLITFGASVNGKRVFGKCTALVQFS; this is encoded by the coding sequence ATGACAGTCACCGGATCTGAGCGCGTCCAAGCCATCGAGGCATCGATCGGCCAGACGTACACCACCCAGGACTATTACGAGGTGGGCCGCGAGAAGATCCGCGAGTTCGCACGGGCACTGCACGACGACAACCCGGTTCACTGGGACGAGGCCAAATCTGCCGACGCCGGGCACGACAAGCTGCTGGCACCGTTGACGATCGTCGTCCTCGACGGCACCAAGGCGCAGGCGCAGCTGTTCGACACGGTGGTGCCCGGCGATCTGCTCAAGTCCGGTGTCCTCCAGGTGGAGCAGAGGTTCATCTTCCACAAGCCGATCACTGCGGGCGACCGCTTGAAGTCGGATGTGTCGATGGACTCCTACAAGTCTGTCGCGGGTGCGGAGTTGTTCACAGGCAAGACAGTGATCCGCGACCTCGACAAGGGCGTCATGCAAGAGTCGTGGACCACGCTCGCAGGCCCCGGCGAGACCGGAGACGGCCTCACCGCCGAGTTCATCTCGATGGTCGACGACGTGATGTTCACGCCGACCGCGTCGCACGAACTGCCGCTCGTTCCTACCGAAGCAGCCGACATCCCCGAGCCCGGTTCGCACGCCTTCGCCTACGGCGCGATCCCGTTCGACTCGGTCAGCGAGGGGCAGGAGATCCCTCCGCGCACCCAGCGCTTCACACGCGGTGATCTCGTCAATTACGTCGGAGTCGCGGGCGATCCGAACCCGATTCACCACAGCGACGAGCTCGCCGCCGCGGCCAAGCTCGACTCCGTCGTCGCCCAGGGCATGCTGACGCTCGGCACCGCCGCGGGTTACCTGTCGGCTTTCGTCGGCGATCCGGCTGCCTTCATCGAGCTCAGCGCACGCTTCTCGAGTGCAGTGTATGTACCGCCGAACGAGCCTGCGTTCGTCGAGTACACGGCCAAGATCAAAACGCTCTACCCCGAGACCAAGCGCGGCCTGATCACATTCGGCGCTTCGGTCAACGGCAAGCGCGTATTCGGCAAGTGCACGGCGCTGGTTCAGTTCTCCTGA
- a CDS encoding TIGR03619 family F420-dependent LLM class oxidoreductase codes for MRFTYAEAMTDISYYAPLAQAAESVGFNGITVPDSVAYPEESDATYPYTPDGDRGFLEDKDFVETFIQCAALGAVTTTLRFLPFVLKLPIRPPALVAKQASSIAALTNNRLSLGVGTSPWPEDYDIMGVDFKRRGKRMDECMDIIRGLTSPGYFEFHGEFYDIPKIKMSPTPTEPIPLLVGGHADLALKRAVIRGDGWMHGGGPGEELDALLDKINKIRKAEGKENDPFEIHVISMDAYTVDGCKRLEDKGITDVIVGFRVPYVRGNDTEPLEAKIQNMTWYAENVIAKVNG; via the coding sequence ATGCGATTCACGTACGCCGAGGCGATGACCGACATCAGCTACTACGCACCGCTCGCGCAGGCGGCCGAGTCCGTCGGCTTCAACGGCATCACGGTCCCCGACTCCGTCGCCTACCCCGAGGAGTCCGACGCTACGTACCCGTACACGCCGGACGGCGACCGCGGCTTCCTCGAGGACAAGGACTTCGTCGAGACGTTCATCCAGTGCGCGGCTCTCGGCGCGGTGACGACCACCCTGCGTTTCCTGCCGTTTGTACTGAAGCTCCCCATCCGACCGCCGGCCCTGGTCGCGAAACAGGCGAGCTCGATCGCCGCACTGACGAACAACCGCCTCTCGCTCGGCGTCGGCACCAGCCCGTGGCCCGAGGACTACGACATCATGGGCGTCGACTTCAAGCGCCGCGGCAAGCGCATGGACGAATGCATGGACATCATCCGGGGTCTCACCTCCCCCGGGTACTTCGAGTTCCACGGCGAGTTCTACGACATCCCGAAGATCAAGATGTCGCCCACGCCGACCGAACCGATCCCGCTCCTCGTCGGCGGCCACGCCGACCTCGCACTCAAGCGAGCCGTGATTCGCGGAGACGGCTGGATGCACGGCGGCGGACCGGGTGAGGAACTCGATGCGCTGCTCGACAAGATCAACAAGATCCGCAAGGCCGAGGGCAAGGAGAACGATCCGTTCGAGATCCACGTGATCTCGATGGACGCTTACACCGTCGACGGCTGCAAGCGCCTCGAGGACAAGGGCATCACCGATGTCATCGTCGGCTTCCGAGTGCCCTACGTCCGCGGCAACGACACCGAGCCGCTCGAGGCGAAGATCCAGAACATGACGTGGTATGCGGAGAATGTCATCGCGAAGGTCAACGGCTGA
- a CDS encoding glycosyltransferase family 2 protein → MVVGVVVTHKRRELLAESLAVLSSQDRALDHLIVVDNAAEPEVGELVTSQPIPTTYIPSQHNLGGAGGFALGMLHALALGADWVWCADDDGRPEGPTVLSTLLACADRHRLGQVSPVVVNIDSPDDLAFPLRRGLVWRRKRSELFSGDGESTSDDLLPDIASLMNGALFSVDTLEKIGVPDLRLFFRGDEVEMHRRLARSGIAFGTCLTTAYLHPDGSDEFRPILGGRMHTQYPDNDVKRYFTYRNRGYLMSQPGMRKLLPQEYARFGWFFLVQQRDVAGFREWMRLRKLGRSERFSRP, encoded by the coding sequence ATGGTCGTAGGCGTCGTCGTCACCCATAAACGACGCGAACTGCTCGCCGAGTCGCTCGCCGTCCTCTCGAGCCAGGACCGTGCGCTCGACCACCTGATCGTCGTCGACAACGCCGCGGAACCCGAAGTCGGAGAGCTCGTCACGAGTCAGCCGATCCCCACGACGTACATCCCGTCGCAGCACAATCTCGGCGGTGCGGGCGGTTTCGCCCTGGGCATGCTGCATGCGTTGGCGCTCGGCGCCGACTGGGTGTGGTGCGCCGACGACGACGGCCGACCGGAAGGCCCCACCGTCCTGTCGACGCTGCTCGCCTGCGCCGATCGCCACCGGCTGGGCCAGGTGTCGCCGGTTGTGGTGAACATCGACTCACCCGACGATCTCGCGTTCCCCCTGCGACGCGGCCTGGTGTGGCGGCGGAAGCGGTCGGAACTGTTCTCGGGCGACGGCGAGTCGACGTCGGACGATCTGCTGCCCGACATCGCGTCGCTGATGAACGGCGCTCTCTTCTCCGTCGACACGCTCGAGAAGATCGGCGTCCCCGATCTCCGCTTGTTCTTCCGGGGCGACGAGGTGGAGATGCATCGTCGTCTCGCACGGTCCGGAATCGCCTTCGGAACCTGCCTGACCACCGCGTACCTCCATCCGGACGGCAGCGATGAGTTCCGTCCCATCCTCGGCGGGCGCATGCACACCCAGTACCCGGACAACGACGTGAAGCGCTACTTCACGTATCGCAACCGCGGCTACCTGATGAGTCAGCCGGGCATGCGCAAGCTCCTCCCCCAGGAGTACGCGCGGTTCGGTTGGTTCTTCCTGGTCCAGCAGCGCGACGTCGCAGGCTTCCGCGAATGGATGCGGCTGCGGAAGCTCGGCCGGTCGGAGCGCTTCTCCCGCCCCTGA
- a CDS encoding ABC transporter ATP-binding protein, which produces MADNTDIRVDTWDACVDFPIFDAKTRSLKKAVVGAAGGIIGSNGSKTVVVEALRDINLHLEHGDRVGLVGHNGAGKSTLLRLLSGIYEPTRGATKVTGRVAPVFDLGVGMDPEISGYENILIRGMFLGMSRREMLKKTDEIAEFSELGDYLEMPLRTYSTGMRVRLALGVVTSIDPEILILDEGIGAVDAEFMKKARVRLQALVERSGILVFASHSNEFLAQLCDRALWIDHGQIRMDGGIEEVVGAYQGPDAAAQVRKVLAETGKDVAK; this is translated from the coding sequence GTGGCAGACAACACCGACATCAGAGTCGACACGTGGGATGCGTGCGTCGACTTCCCCATCTTCGACGCCAAGACCCGCTCGCTCAAGAAAGCGGTCGTCGGCGCGGCCGGCGGCATCATCGGGTCGAACGGCTCGAAGACCGTCGTCGTCGAAGCACTCCGCGACATCAACCTGCACCTTGAACACGGCGACCGCGTCGGGCTCGTCGGCCACAACGGCGCGGGCAAGTCGACACTGCTGCGACTGTTGTCGGGCATCTACGAGCCGACTCGAGGCGCTACCAAGGTCACCGGTCGGGTGGCGCCGGTCTTCGATCTCGGCGTCGGCATGGACCCGGAGATCTCCGGGTACGAGAACATCCTGATCCGTGGCATGTTCCTCGGCATGAGCCGTCGGGAGATGCTCAAGAAGACCGATGAGATCGCGGAGTTCTCCGAGCTCGGCGACTACCTCGAGATGCCGCTGCGAACCTACTCGACCGGTATGCGCGTCCGCCTCGCGTTGGGAGTCGTGACCAGCATCGACCCCGAGATCCTCATCCTCGACGAAGGCATCGGCGCAGTGGACGCCGAGTTCATGAAGAAGGCCCGTGTCCGTTTGCAGGCCCTCGTGGAACGTTCGGGCATCCTCGTGTTCGCGAGCCACTCGAACGAGTTCCTCGCCCAGCTGTGCGATCGCGCCCTCTGGATCGATCACGGCCAGATCCGCATGGACGGCGGCATCGAAGAGGTCGTCGGCGCCTACCAGGGCCCGGACGCCGCCGCTCAGGTCCGCAAGGTCCTCGCCGAGACCGGCAAGGACGTCGCCAAGTGA